A window from Triticum aestivum cultivar Chinese Spring chromosome 6D, IWGSC CS RefSeq v2.1, whole genome shotgun sequence encodes these proteins:
- the LOC123144813 gene encoding F-box/LRR-repeat protein 14 isoform X1, which translates to MGGVCSRKRSQLVEDDDDSLQTPTRFSKTSSLKWLLLTLPRSSSDISRKGPGKGPGRCPTLMELCVAKVCKDISKYSTFAMLPSDLSQQVFDELVDSNCLTEESLETFRDCALHDICLGEYPGVKDAWMEVVASQRQSLLSVDISCSEVTDSGLNFLSDCSNMQSLSCNYCEHVSEHGLGVLSGFSNLTSLSFKRSDGVTAKGMSVFANLVNLVNLDLERCLKIHGGLVHMKGLRKLESLNMRYCNYITDSDIKYLSDLTNLKELQLSSCRITDLGISYLTGLSKLTHLNLESCPVTAACLEAISGLASLMLLNLNRCGIYDEGCESFEDLKKLKVLNLGFNHITDACLVHLKGLINLESLNLDSCKIGDEGLLHLKGLVLLTSLELSDTAIGSNGLRHLSDLRNLYSINLSFTLVTDTGMKKISTLNSLKSVNLDNRLITDVGLAALIGLTGLTHLDLFGARVTDHGTSFLRYFKNLESLEVCGGSITDAGVKNIKDLKALTLLNLSQNGKLTDKTLELISGLTALICLNVSNSRVSNTGLRHLKALQNLRSLTLDSCRVTANEMKKLRVTALPNLISVRPE; encoded by the exons ATGGGTGGCGTCTGTTCAAGGAAGCGAAGCCAATTGGTGGAGGATGACGACGATTCTCTCCAGACACCGACGAGGTTCTCGAAGACCAGCAGCTTGAAATGGCTGCTGCTCACGCTGCCCCGCAGCAGCTCCGATATCTCCCGTAAGGGACCAGGGAAGGGCCCTGGCCGGTGCCCGACACTCATGGAGCTCTGTGTCGCCAAAGTCTGCAAG GATATCAGCAAGTATTCTACTTTTGCTATGCTGCCGAGTGATCTCAGCCAGCAGGTTTTCGATGAACTGGTGGACTCGAACTGCCTCACGGAGGAATCGCTTGAAACCTTTCGGGATTGTGCGCTGCAT GACATTTGTTTGGGGGAGTATCCTGGAGTTAAGGATGCCTGGATGGAAGTAGTGGCTTCACAAAGGCAGTCATTATTGTCCGTTGACATTTCTTGCTCTGAAGTTACTGATAGTGGCTTAAATTTTCTTAGTGATTGCTCAAACATGCAAAGCTTGTCATGTAATTACTGTGAACATGTCTCAGAACATGGCCTTGGAGTTTTGTCAG GTTTCTCAAACTTGACATCTTTAAGTTTCAAGAGAAGTGACGGTGTTACTGCTAAAGGAATGAGTGTGTTTGCAAATTTAGTTAATTTGGTAAATCTTGACCTCGAGCGATGCCTGAAGATTCATGGTGGCCTTGTTCATATGAAAG GCCTGAGAAAGCTGGAGTCACTTAATATGAGATATTGTAACTACATTACGGATTCAGATATCAAGTATTTATCAG ATCTCACAAATTTGAAGGAACTGCAATTGTCTTCTTGTAGAATTACAGACCTGGGTATTTCTTATCTTACAG GCTTGTCCAAGTTAACACACCTAAATTTGGAGAGCTGTCCAGTGACCGCTGCTTGCTTGGAAGCTATCTCAG GATTGGCTTCACTGATGTTGTTGAATTTGAATCGGTGTGGCATATATGATGAAGGCTGTGAAAGCTTTGAAG ATCTTAAAAAATTGAAGGTCTTAAATTTGGGCTTTAACCATATTACAGATGCATGTTTGGTGCATCTGAAAG GATTAATCAATTTGGAGTCCTTGAACCTGGATTCATGCAAGATCGGAGATGAAGGTCTATTACATCTGAAGG GCCTTGTGTTATTGACAAGCTTGGAGCTTTCTGACACTGCAATTGGAAGCAATGGGCTCCGGCATCTTTCTG ATCTTCGGAATTTGTACAGCATAAATCTCTCATTTACATTGGTCACAGACACCGGCATGAAGAAGATTTCCACATTGAATTCACTGAAGTCAGTTAATCTTGACAATCGCCTGATAACTGATGTTGGCTTAGCAGCACTCATAG GTCTTACTGGGTTGACTCACCTTGACCTTTTTGGAGCTCGGGTGACTGACCATGGGACAAGCTTCTTGAGAT ATTTCAAGAATCTCGAGTCCCTTGAGGTATGCGGTGGGTCAATCACTGATGCTGGAGTGAAGAATATCAAGGACCTCAAAGCTCTGACGCTCCTCAACCTTTCGCAAAATGGCAAGCTGACAGACAAAACCCTGGAGCTGATTTCTG GCTTGACCGCTTTGATCTGCTTGAATGTCTCCAACTCCCGGGTGTCCAACACCGGTCTCCGTCACCTGAAGGCGCTGCAGAACTTGCGCTCGCTGACGCTGGATTCGTGCAGGGTGACAGCGAACGAGATGAAGAAGCTCAGGGTGACAGCGCTCCCCAATCTGATAAGTGTTCGGCCTGAGTAG
- the LOC123144813 gene encoding F-box/LRR-repeat protein 14 isoform X2 encodes MGGVCSRKRSQLVEDDDDSLQTPTRFSKTSSLKWLLLTLPRSSSDISRKGPGKGPGRCPTLMELCVAKVCKDISKYSTFAMLPSDLSQQVFDELVDSNCLTEESLETFRDCALHDICLGEYPGVKDAWMEVVASQRQSLLSVDISCSEVTDSGLNFLSDCSNMQSLSCNYCEHVSEHGLGVLSGFSNLTSLSFKRSDGVTAKGMSVFANLVNLVNLDLERCLKIHGGLVHMKGLRKLESLNMRYCNYITDSDIKYLSDLTNLKELQLSSCRITDLGISYLTGLSKLTHLNLESCPVTAACLEAISGLASLMLLNLNRCGIYDEGCESFEDLKKLKVLNLGFNHITDACLVHLKGLVLLTSLELSDTAIGSNGLRHLSDLRNLYSINLSFTLVTDTGMKKISTLNSLKSVNLDNRLITDVGLAALIGLTGLTHLDLFGARVTDHGTSFLRYFKNLESLEVCGGSITDAGVKNIKDLKALTLLNLSQNGKLTDKTLELISGLTALICLNVSNSRVSNTGLRHLKALQNLRSLTLDSCRVTANEMKKLRVTALPNLISVRPE; translated from the exons ATGGGTGGCGTCTGTTCAAGGAAGCGAAGCCAATTGGTGGAGGATGACGACGATTCTCTCCAGACACCGACGAGGTTCTCGAAGACCAGCAGCTTGAAATGGCTGCTGCTCACGCTGCCCCGCAGCAGCTCCGATATCTCCCGTAAGGGACCAGGGAAGGGCCCTGGCCGGTGCCCGACACTCATGGAGCTCTGTGTCGCCAAAGTCTGCAAG GATATCAGCAAGTATTCTACTTTTGCTATGCTGCCGAGTGATCTCAGCCAGCAGGTTTTCGATGAACTGGTGGACTCGAACTGCCTCACGGAGGAATCGCTTGAAACCTTTCGGGATTGTGCGCTGCAT GACATTTGTTTGGGGGAGTATCCTGGAGTTAAGGATGCCTGGATGGAAGTAGTGGCTTCACAAAGGCAGTCATTATTGTCCGTTGACATTTCTTGCTCTGAAGTTACTGATAGTGGCTTAAATTTTCTTAGTGATTGCTCAAACATGCAAAGCTTGTCATGTAATTACTGTGAACATGTCTCAGAACATGGCCTTGGAGTTTTGTCAG GTTTCTCAAACTTGACATCTTTAAGTTTCAAGAGAAGTGACGGTGTTACTGCTAAAGGAATGAGTGTGTTTGCAAATTTAGTTAATTTGGTAAATCTTGACCTCGAGCGATGCCTGAAGATTCATGGTGGCCTTGTTCATATGAAAG GCCTGAGAAAGCTGGAGTCACTTAATATGAGATATTGTAACTACATTACGGATTCAGATATCAAGTATTTATCAG ATCTCACAAATTTGAAGGAACTGCAATTGTCTTCTTGTAGAATTACAGACCTGGGTATTTCTTATCTTACAG GCTTGTCCAAGTTAACACACCTAAATTTGGAGAGCTGTCCAGTGACCGCTGCTTGCTTGGAAGCTATCTCAG GATTGGCTTCACTGATGTTGTTGAATTTGAATCGGTGTGGCATATATGATGAAGGCTGTGAAAGCTTTGAAG ATCTTAAAAAATTGAAGGTCTTAAATTTGGGCTTTAACCATATTACAGATGCATGTTTGGTGCATCTGAAAG GCCTTGTGTTATTGACAAGCTTGGAGCTTTCTGACACTGCAATTGGAAGCAATGGGCTCCGGCATCTTTCTG ATCTTCGGAATTTGTACAGCATAAATCTCTCATTTACATTGGTCACAGACACCGGCATGAAGAAGATTTCCACATTGAATTCACTGAAGTCAGTTAATCTTGACAATCGCCTGATAACTGATGTTGGCTTAGCAGCACTCATAG GTCTTACTGGGTTGACTCACCTTGACCTTTTTGGAGCTCGGGTGACTGACCATGGGACAAGCTTCTTGAGAT ATTTCAAGAATCTCGAGTCCCTTGAGGTATGCGGTGGGTCAATCACTGATGCTGGAGTGAAGAATATCAAGGACCTCAAAGCTCTGACGCTCCTCAACCTTTCGCAAAATGGCAAGCTGACAGACAAAACCCTGGAGCTGATTTCTG GCTTGACCGCTTTGATCTGCTTGAATGTCTCCAACTCCCGGGTGTCCAACACCGGTCTCCGTCACCTGAAGGCGCTGCAGAACTTGCGCTCGCTGACGCTGGATTCGTGCAGGGTGACAGCGAACGAGATGAAGAAGCTCAGGGTGACAGCGCTCCCCAATCTGATAAGTGTTCGGCCTGAGTAG